A single window of Flavobacteriales bacterium DNA harbors:
- a CDS encoding glycosyltransferase family 4 protein translates to MKSVDHILFVVPGFPADENDTTCVPGVQDLVFGLQQAAPGVRHSVITLQYPYTREPYDWHGIRVYPCGGEDRRFPFRLMAWAQAGRYFRSMPKLTLIHSMWLTEAAWLASRWSKRHGIPHVCTMMGQDALPSNAYLKLPGMRSVHCVALCNRQDQAFANTTGRRADAVIPIAHHIQLSEGGMERDVDVLGVGSLVPGKAFGDFVDVVGTLIAGHPNLRAVILGDGPERSMLMRKINDAGLQKNIVLAGQVPRDEVIRWMKRSKVLLQPSLYEGFGMVPFEALSQGMRVVTRPVGDNAVGDHWHVGNTCPELADAVQAFLQMPPRTSGNIVHSVASMVESYGREYERLSRKSLVNSQ, encoded by the coding sequence ATGAAATCCGTTGATCACATTCTTTTTGTTGTCCCCGGATTCCCCGCCGATGAAAATGACACCACGTGCGTACCAGGTGTACAGGACCTGGTGTTCGGGTTGCAACAGGCGGCTCCGGGTGTCAGGCATTCCGTGATTACCTTGCAGTATCCATATACCCGCGAACCGTACGACTGGCATGGCATCCGTGTGTATCCTTGCGGCGGAGAAGATCGGCGCTTTCCATTCAGGCTGATGGCATGGGCACAGGCCGGTCGCTATTTCCGATCGATGCCGAAGCTGACCCTCATTCATTCCATGTGGCTGACCGAGGCAGCCTGGCTTGCATCCCGATGGTCAAAGCGACACGGAATTCCCCATGTATGCACGATGATGGGGCAGGATGCATTGCCATCCAATGCCTACCTGAAACTGCCAGGCATGCGTTCGGTTCATTGCGTGGCTTTATGTAACCGTCAGGACCAGGCCTTTGCGAACACAACGGGCAGGCGGGCTGATGCAGTGATTCCGATTGCGCATCATATACAGCTGAGTGAGGGTGGCATGGAAAGGGATGTGGATGTGCTGGGTGTGGGATCCCTGGTGCCGGGCAAGGCCTTCGGAGATTTTGTGGATGTGGTGGGAACACTCATAGCCGGTCATCCAAACTTGCGTGCAGTGATCCTGGGCGACGGGCCGGAACGGTCGATGCTTATGCGGAAGATCAACGACGCGGGTTTGCAAAAGAACATTGTGCTTGCCGGTCAGGTGCCGCGTGATGAAGTGATCAGGTGGATGAAGCGAAGCAAAGTGCTTTTGCAACCCTCCCTGTACGAAGGATTCGGCATGGTGCCCTTCGAGGCATTGAGCCAGGGCATGCGGGTGGTGACCCGCCCGGTAGGAGATAACGCTGTGGGCGATCACTGGCATGTCGGGAACACCTGCCCTGAATTAGCGGATGCAGTGCAGGCTTTTCTGCAGATGCCTCCACGTACTTCCGGGAATATCGTGCATTCGGTTGCATCGATGGTGGAATCGTACGGGAGGGAGTATGAACGATTAAGTCGTAAGTCATTAGTCAATAGTCAATAG